Proteins from a genomic interval of Nostoc sp. TCL240-02:
- a CDS encoding ATP synthase subunit I, with product MCSHHNLAVLVSSLVSLSDESIAPTPTTQQDAKTGSGDTESGNSMQEFHELFQRLLVITLVLTGVIFISVWIFYSLNIALNYLIGACTGVVYLKMLARDVEQLGSEKTSLSKTRFALFIGVMIVATQWRELQILPIFLGFLTYKATLLVYMVQIAFIPDS from the coding sequence ATGTGCAGTCATCATAATTTAGCTGTACTGGTTTCAAGTCTCGTGAGCTTGTCAGACGAATCAATTGCGCCCACTCCGACAACGCAACAAGATGCTAAAACTGGTTCTGGAGACACAGAATCAGGTAACTCTATGCAAGAGTTTCATGAACTCTTCCAGCGATTGTTGGTAATCACGCTTGTCTTGACGGGGGTTATTTTTATCTCTGTGTGGATTTTTTATTCCTTAAACATTGCCCTAAATTATTTAATTGGGGCGTGTACAGGTGTGGTTTACTTAAAAATGTTGGCTAGAGATGTTGAGCAACTTGGTAGTGAAAAAACCAGTTTGAGCAAAACTCGTTTTGCTCTATTTATTGGAGTCATGATCGTAGCAACTCAATGGCGTGAGCTACAGATTTTGCCCATATTTTTGGGATTTCTAACTTACAAAGCCACGCTCCTCGTCTATATGGTGCAAATTGCGTTCATTCCTGATTCTTAA
- the atpB gene encoding F0F1 ATP synthase subunit A translates to MQMLSVLNAFNSFPLAELEVGHHFYWQLGNLKIHGQVFLTSWFVISILVVASIAATRNAQRIPKGIQNLMEYALEFIRDLAKNQLGEKEYRPWVPFIGTLFLFIFVSNWSGALIPWKLIKLPSGELAAPTNDINTTVALALLTSLAYFYAGFSKRGLGYFKKYIEPTPVLLPIAILEDFTKPLSLSFRLFGNILADELVVAVLVLLVPLFVPLPVMALGLFTSAIQALVFATLAGAYIHEAMEGHGGEEHEEH, encoded by the coding sequence ATGCAAATGCTTAGTGTCTTAAACGCCTTTAATTCTTTTCCCCTCGCCGAATTAGAAGTAGGTCATCATTTCTATTGGCAGTTGGGCAATCTTAAAATTCATGGGCAAGTTTTTCTCACCTCATGGTTTGTGATTAGCATTTTAGTAGTGGCTTCAATAGCTGCTACTCGCAACGCACAAAGAATTCCCAAGGGCATCCAGAATTTGATGGAATACGCCCTAGAATTTATTCGTGATTTGGCCAAAAACCAACTTGGTGAGAAAGAGTACCGCCCTTGGGTGCCATTTATTGGCACACTGTTCTTGTTTATTTTCGTATCGAACTGGTCAGGTGCGCTAATTCCCTGGAAGCTCATCAAGCTACCTTCAGGCGAATTGGCTGCCCCCACCAATGACATCAATACGACTGTTGCATTGGCATTGTTAACATCTTTAGCGTACTTTTACGCGGGTTTTAGCAAACGGGGTTTAGGCTACTTTAAGAAATATATAGAGCCAACACCCGTTTTGTTGCCGATCGCAATTCTTGAAGATTTCACCAAGCCACTCTCCCTAAGCTTCCGTCTATTTGGTAATATTTTGGCGGATGAATTGGTAGTCGCGGTTTTGGTGCTGCTAGTTCCTCTATTTGTACCTCTGCCTGTAATGGCCTTGGGTTTATTTACCAGTGCCATTCAAGCCCTGGTTTTCGCCACCCTAGCCGGAGCATACATTCATGAGGCAATGGAAGGGCATGGTGGAGAAGAACATGAGGAGCATTAA